The proteins below are encoded in one region of Rhododendron vialii isolate Sample 1 chromosome 7a, ASM3025357v1:
- the LOC131333829 gene encoding (S)-ureidoglycine aminohydrolase: MQSSSLVSAQHLLLLSITLSVLRVGVTEEGFCSAPSVSGDKSDSQSLYWKVTNPTLSPSHLQDLPGFTRSVYKRDHALITPESHVFSPLPDWANTLGAYLISPVVGAHFVMYLAKMQEKSRSGIPPRDVERFIFVVEGTVTLTNVSGISDKLPVDSYAYLPPNFEHSIKCRAFAALVVFERRYAFLENDTTEQIVSSTDKQPLLQTPGEVFELRKLLPASMPYDFNIHIMDFQPGEFLNVKEVHYNQHGLLLLEGQGIYRLGDSWYPVQSGDAIWMAPFVPQWYAALGKTRSRYLLYKDVNRNPL, encoded by the exons ATGCAGAGTTCATCACTGGTTTCAGCCCAACACCTGCTCCTTCTGTCAATCACTCTCA GTGTTTTGAGAGTAGGAGTAACTGAAGAAGGGTTCTGTTCTGCACCATCAGTCTCGGGAGACAAATCTGATTCGCAGTCTCTTTACTGGAAAGTCACGAATCCCACACTTTCTCCTTCTCATTTACAAG ACTTGCCTGGGTTTACTCGCAGTGTTTACAAGAGAGATCATGCTTTAATTACGCCTGAAAGTCATGTCTTCAGCCCTTTACCTGATTG GGCAAATACATTGGGAGCGTATCTTATCTCACCTGTGGTGGGGGCACACTTTGTTATGTACCTGGCAAAGATGCAAG AAAAATCAAGATCAGGGATCCCTCCACGCGATGTTGAGAG GTTCATATTTGTGGTTGAGGGTACTGTGACACTCACCAATGTGTCAGGCATTAGCGACAAACTGCCA GTGGATTCATATGCCTATCTACCTCCAAATTTTGAACATTCTATCAAGTGTCGTGCATTTGCTGCTCTCGTTGTGTTTGAAAGAAG GTATGCCTTCCTGGAAAATGATACTACTGAGCAGATTGTTAGTTCAACAGACAAGCAACCACTTCTTCAAACTCCCGGTGAG GTTTTTGAACTCAGGAAGCTTCTTCCTGCTTCAATGCCTTATGACTTCAACATACAT ATCATGGATTTTCAACCGGGAGAATTTCTTAATGTGAAG GAGGTCCATTATAATCAGCATGGTTTGTTGCTTTTAGAGGGCCAGGGGATTTATCGATTAGGCGATAGCTG GTACCCAGTTCAATCTGGTGATGCTATTTGGATGGCACCGTTTGTGCCTCAATG GTACGCTGCTCTTGGTAAAACCAGGTCACGGTATCTCCTGTACAAAGATGTAAATAGGAACCCTCTGTAA